The Lycium ferocissimum isolate CSIRO_LF1 chromosome 1, AGI_CSIRO_Lferr_CH_V1, whole genome shotgun sequence genome includes a region encoding these proteins:
- the LOC132034545 gene encoding long-chain-alcohol oxidase FAO1-like gives MEKKAHPLLRGGRRETKYSHGFSSSDMETLTSICETFLPPLPQNSLEKNGHKIQYLHKASGSQYPIPDEVAEVVMKMGFFEARILVWGLLRILSTRIGTLLLCGLFCFSKSWPYINKFSDIPLEKREIVLQKWFKNRFLTPVRLAFLFVKFLCLYVFFTQVGENSRNPAWDDMGYQVDNEENPSETPDERPLQKGIVETIYETESSIVKSLVQKGLKVIEDTKNNMYKVQCDVVIVGSGCGGGVAASVLASSGQKVVVLEKGNYFTKSDYSSLEGPSQSQLYESGGILASLDGKIMILAGSTVGGGSAVNWSACIKTPDSVIQEWGDDKGIPIFQSPKYVSAMDKVCERIGVTEKCTQEGLQNQILRKGCEKLGLEVEGVPRNSSENHYCGSCCYGCRRGEKKGTDTTWLVDAVDCGAVIITGCKAEGFILENNKYEKKRDKKCLGVIATSLNKDITKRICVEAKVTISACGSLLTPPLMISSGLKNPNIGRNLHLHPVIMAWGYFPESDSDLKGKIYEGGIITSVHKVGSHDSNVRAIIESPILGPGSFAALCPWTSGEDLKNRLLKYSRTAHLFAMVKDVGSGKVRSNGRISYKFNATDEESLKHGLRQALRILIAAGADEVGTQQSDGQRIKCKGKSEKELEAFLDMVTAAKGPKSLVKEFTTYSSAHQMGSCRMGTSEKDSAVDENGQSWEADGLFVCDASVLPGAVGVNPMITIQSTAYCLSKKIAEMIKEGKFSR, from the exons ATGGAGAAAAAGGCTCATCCATTACTTAGAGGTGGAAGAAGAGAAACAAAGTATAGTCATGGCTTTTCTTCATCAGATATGGAAACTTTGACCAGTATTTGTGAAACTtttcttcctcctcttcctcaaaattcacttgaaaaaaatggccataaAATTCAATACCTTCATAAAGCTTCTGGTTCTCAGTATCCAATTCCTGATGAG GTTGCAGAGGTTGTAATGAAAATGGGTTTTTTTGAAGCAAGAATCTTGGTGTGGGGTTTGTTAAGAATCCTATCAACAAGAATTGGGACTTTATTACTCTGTGGATTATTTTGTTTTAGCAAAAGTTGGCCTTACATCAATAAATTCTCTGATATTCCATtggagaaaagagaaattgTGCTGCAAAAATGGTTCAAGAACAGATTTTTAACTCCTGTTAGATTGGCATTTCTGTTTGTCAAGTTCTTGTGTCTCTATGTCTTCTTTACTCAG GTTggtgaaaattctagaaatccagCATGGGATGACATGGGATATCAAGTAGACAATGAAGAGAATCCTTCAGAAACACCAGACGAGAGACCTCTTCAAAAGGGAATTGTAGAGACTATATATGAAACAGAATCAAGTATTGTCAAGTCCCTTGTCCAAAAAGGCCTAAAAGTCATAGAAGACACCAAAAACAACATGTACAAAGTTCAATGTGATGTTGTCATTGTTGGTTCAGGATGTGGTGGAGGTGTTGCAGCAAGTGTTCTTGCAAGTTCTGGCCAGAAAGTCGTCGTTCTCGAGAAAGGAAATTACTTCACAAAATCAGACTATTCTTCTCTTGAAGGACCCTCCCAGAGTCAACTGTATGAATCAGGAGGAATACTCGCATCTTTGGATGGTAAAATTATGATCTTGGCAGGTTCAACAGTTGGTGGTGGCTCCGCCGTTAATTGGTCAGCCTGCATTAAGACTCCTGATTCCGTTATACAAGAATGGGGCGATGATAAAGGGATCCCAATTTTCCAAAGCCCCAAGTATGTTTCAGCCATGGACAAAGTTTGTGAACGAATCGGTGTGACAGAGAAGTGCACACAGGAAGGTCTCCAGAATCAAATTCTCCGAAAAGGGTGTGAAAAACTCGGTCTTGAAGTTGAAGGCGTGCCACGAAACTCATCTGAGAATCATTATTGTGGCTCGTGTTGCTATGGCTGCAGAAGAGGTGAGAAAAAAGGAACTGATACAACTTGGCTGGTGGACGCCGTGGATTGTGGAGCAGTGATTATAACAGGATGCAAAGCTGAGGGATTCATACTAGAAAACaacaagtatgaaaaaaaaagagacaagaAATGCTTAGGAGTGATTGCAACTAGTTTGAATAAGGATATCACAAAAAGGATATGCGTTGAGGCCAAAGTGACCATTTCAGCTTGTGGTTCTCTTTTGACACCTCCACTTATGATCTCTAGTGGattaaaaaatccgaacatTGGCCGAAATCTCCATCTTCATCCAGTCATAATGGCATGGGGGTACTTTCCTGAATCCGATTCCGACCTCAAGGGAAAAATATATGAAGGAGGAATCATTACCTCAGTACACAAAGTGGGAAGTCATGATTCCAATGTAAGAGCTATAATAGAATCTCCTATTTTAGGACCGGGATCATTCGCTGCTTTATGTCCTTGGACATCTGGAGAGGACTTGAAGAATAGGTTACTCAAGTATTCCAGAACAGCTCATTTGTTTGCAATGGTTAAGGACGTGGGGTCTGGGAAAGTCCGATCAAACGGAAGAATAAGCTATAAGTTTAATGCCACGGATGAAGAAAGTTTGAAACACGGGCTAAGACAAGCTTTAAGGATCTTGATAGCAGCAGGAGCTGATGAGGTAGGCACTCAACAAAGCGATGGACAGAGAATTAAATGTaagggaaaaagtgaaaaagaactCGAGGCTTTTCTTGACATGGTCACAGCTGCAAAGGGGCCAAAGTCACTTGTAAAGGAATTTACAACTTATAGTTCTGCTCATCAGATGGGGAGCTGCAGGATGGGAACGAGTGAAAAAGATAGCGCGGTTGATGAGAACGGGCAGAGTTGGGAAGCAGATGGATTATTTGTTTGTGATGCTAGTGTTCTGCCAGGTGCTGTTGGCGTAAATCCCATGATCACTATCCAGTCCACAGCATATTGCCTTTCCAAGAAGATCGCTGAAAtgataaaagaaggaaaattctcAAGATAA